One genomic window of Pirellulales bacterium includes the following:
- the rpsU gene encoding 30S ribosomal protein S21 has translation MVKLNVRDRESIQEAVRRFRKLVERSGIKKEMRRKEYYEKPSETRRRARLRAERRTRRNLLGPTA, from the coding sequence GTGGTCAAGCTGAACGTACGCGATCGCGAAAGCATTCAAGAAGCGGTACGCCGCTTTCGCAAATTAGTCGAGCGCAGCGGCATCAAGAAAGAAATGCGCCGCAAAGAATACTACGAGAAGCCCAGCGAAACGCGCCGCCGCGCACGCCTGCGTGCCGAGCGCCGTACGCGCCGCAATCTGCTCGGTCCTACCGCTTAG
- a CDS encoding GTP-binding protein → MTDPVKLIERFSQRDRRALAEILTLAELGQAPPRPAPVATKPCPRVVGLTGSGGAGKSTLVGALVVHLRSLGLSVAVLACDPQSPVTGGALLGDRIRVRFDPADEGVYFRSLSTRGAAGGISAATRAARDWLADFGFDVILIETVGVGQDQIAARAVVDTLVLLVTPNTGDEVQWEKAGLIEVADMVVVNKSDLPGADRVAHQLQSALSLSPTSKRVPVLNVTAATGQGVPELWQAIVTQPISAAKK, encoded by the coding sequence ATGACTGACCCGGTGAAGTTGATCGAACGATTTAGCCAGCGCGATCGGCGCGCGCTAGCGGAGATTCTGACGCTGGCCGAGCTGGGCCAGGCGCCGCCGCGGCCTGCGCCAGTCGCTACGAAGCCTTGTCCGCGCGTTGTTGGGCTCACCGGCAGCGGCGGGGCGGGCAAAAGCACGCTCGTGGGCGCGCTGGTTGTACATTTGCGCAGTCTGGGGCTTTCGGTCGCCGTATTGGCCTGCGATCCGCAAAGCCCTGTTACTGGCGGCGCGCTTTTGGGCGACCGGATTCGCGTGCGCTTCGATCCGGCTGACGAAGGCGTCTATTTTCGCAGTCTCTCCACGCGCGGCGCCGCTGGCGGTATTTCGGCGGCCACGCGCGCTGCGCGCGATTGGCTGGCCGACTTCGGCTTCGATGTCATCTTGATCGAAACGGTCGGTGTGGGGCAGGATCAAATCGCGGCGCGTGCCGTTGTTGATACGCTCGTACTGCTGGTCACGCCTAATACCGGTGATGAAGTTCAATGGGAAAAGGCGGGCCTGATCGAAGTCGCCGACATGGTGGTTGTGAACAAGTCTGATCTTCCCGGGGCGGATCGCGTGGCCCATCAATTGCAGTCGGCGTTATCGTTGTCGCCGACGTCGAAGCGCGTGCCGGTTTTGAATGTCACTGCCGCGACGGGCCAAGGCGTGCCGGAACTGTGGCAGGCGATCGTGACGCAGCCGATATCAGCCGCGAAAAAATGA
- the nadC gene encoding carboxylating nicotinate-nucleotide diphosphorylase → MGAEFGEVAWDESLIEDCRQLVRLAIREDLGRLYDWTTVALVPEAAQARALVRSRQRGVVAGIPAAQLALAEYDPQLEWQALVSDGDTIEAGATIAAISGSARNLLTAERTALNLLGRLSGIATLTSAFVAAVAGTKARVYDTRKTEPGYRLLDKYAVRAGGGHSYRRGLYDGILIKDNHLAFGATGGNYSPAAAIDRCRQVVASLAPGAHIPIEIEVDSLAQLDEVLPREPDVVLLDNMSLDELSEAVKRRNRVASGVQLEASGGVRLGTIAAIAATGVDRISVGALTHSAPWLDIGLDWS, encoded by the coding sequence GTGGGTGCCGAGTTTGGCGAAGTAGCGTGGGACGAATCGCTCATTGAGGATTGCCGGCAACTGGTGCGACTGGCGATTCGCGAAGATCTGGGCCGGCTCTACGACTGGACGACGGTGGCGCTGGTGCCCGAGGCGGCGCAGGCCAGGGCACTGGTGCGTTCGCGACAACGGGGCGTGGTTGCCGGTATTCCGGCCGCGCAGCTGGCCTTGGCCGAATACGATCCGCAGCTCGAGTGGCAGGCGCTCGTTTCCGATGGAGACACGATCGAAGCGGGCGCGACGATCGCGGCCATCAGTGGTTCGGCCCGCAACCTGCTCACGGCCGAACGCACGGCGCTGAACTTGCTTGGCCGGCTCTCAGGCATCGCGACGCTTACGAGTGCCTTTGTCGCAGCGGTAGCTGGAACGAAAGCCCGCGTCTACGACACTCGTAAAACCGAGCCTGGCTATCGCCTTCTCGACAAGTACGCCGTGCGCGCTGGCGGCGGCCACAGTTATCGGCGCGGATTGTACGACGGCATCTTGATTAAGGACAATCACCTCGCCTTCGGTGCCACGGGCGGAAACTATTCTCCCGCGGCCGCCATCGATCGGTGCCGCCAGGTGGTCGCCAGCCTGGCGCCTGGCGCGCACATCCCCATCGAAATCGAAGTCGATTCGCTCGCGCAGTTGGATGAAGTCTTGCCGCGCGAGCCGGATGTCGTGCTGTTGGACAACATGTCGCTCGACGAGCTTTCCGAGGCCGTTAAGCGCCGCAACCGCGTCGCCTCGGGCGTGCAGCTGGAAGCATCGGGTGGCGTTAGGCTGGGCACAATTGCGGCCATCGCGGCGACCGGCGTCGACAGGATCAGTGTCGGCGCCTTAACCCATTCGGCGCCGTGGCTGGACATCGGGCTCGATTGGTCTTAA